A segment of the Aromatoleum aromaticum EbN1 genome:
GTCGCGTTGCTCGTGTCCGGCGGCCATACGCAGTTGATGAGGGTGACGGGAGTGGGGGAATACGCCCTGCTCGGAGAGTCGGTGGACGATGCGGCCGGAGAGGCATTCGACAAGACGGCGAAGCTCCTCGGGCTCGGCTATCCGGGCGGGCCGCAACTGGCCGCTTTGGCAGAGCGTGGACAAACGGGACGTTTCCGCCTGCCGCGTCCTATGCTGCGTTCGGGGGATCTTGATTTCAGCTTCAGCGGACTCAAGACGGCAGTCCTCAACGTCGTGTCGGCACCGACTTGGCGGGCCGAGGACGTGGCCGACCTGGCGGCGGACTTCCAGGCGGCAGTGGTCGAGGTGCTGTGCGCGAAGGCGCTGCGTGCGCTCGAGCAGACCGGGCTGGCCCGACTCGTCGTGGCCGGCGGGGTGGGAGCCAATCGCCACCTGCGCGAGCGACTCGATGCCTCGACGCGGCGCAAGGGCTGTCGGGTGTATTACCCGGAACCCGAACTGTGCACGGATAATGGCGCGATGATCGCATTCGCCGGCGCACTGCGTGCCGCTGCCGGGCAGCGCGGCGGCGAAACTCCGGCAGTGCGCGTGTTTCCTCGCTGGCCGTTGGCCGAACTGCATTCCCCCGTCCAGCCGTAAGCAAAAGGCGCCTCCGGCAGGCGCCAGGCGGCAGGTGCGCTGCGGACGCGCCGGGAGTTCAGCTCTTGCTTGCGCCAATCTTGCTTTCGGAGCCGTTCATCAGTTTTCGTATGTTCGGCGCGTGGCGCCACACCAGAATGCCGGCGATCAGCGCGAGCACGGCGACCGTCGGAGTGGCGCCCAGCAGAACGGCGCCGGAAATGGGCGTGATCACTGCAGCGGCCAGCGCCGCCGCCGAAGAATAGCGAGTGAGGACCGCCACCGCGAGCCATACGAAAAGCGCGCTGAGCGCGACCCAGGCATTGATTCCTGCAAGCACGCCCAGCGCGGTCGCAACGCCCTTGCCGCCGCGGAAGCGCAGGAACACGCTGAAGACATGGCCGAGAAACGCCGCCAACCCCGCCAACGCTGCTTCGACCGGGGAAAAACCCAGCTTCGCCGCGCCCCATACCGCGAGCCACCCCTTTGCGCAATCGCCGACCAAGGTCAGCAGCGCCGCAGCCTTGTTGCCGCTGCGCAGGACATTGGTTGCCCCGGGGTTGCCCGACCCGTAGCGGCGCGGGTCCGCAAGCCCGAACAGGCGGCTCGAAACGATGGCGAACGGTGTCGAGCCGAGTGCATACGCGGCGAGCAATAACAGGAGGAAATTCATTTTTTCACCTAGAATTGCCGGAATTCTAATCGGGAAACAACATGGATTTCATCTTCATCGAGGAGTTGCGGGTGCAGGCATGGGTGGGCATCTATCCCCGTGAAAAGGCGGCGCCCCAGCCGGTCGAGCTGAATCTGACTTTCGGCGTGCCGGATTCCGCGGCCGAAAATGACGACATTGCGGGGACGATCAACTACGCGGACGTGATCGAACGAATCCGGAAGGAATTGGCCGAGCGCCATTTCAATCTGATCGAGACGCTCGGAGAGTTCGTCGTGAAGCTGCTATTCGACGAATTCGGCGCACCGTGGGTCAAGATCCGCATCGCAAAGATCGGCGTGAAGAAAGGCGTGCGTCGCGTCGGTGTGTATATCCAGCGTGGACGCGAGGGGATTCCGCTCCCGGCCACCGCAATCTGAACGGAGGGGTCGTGACGCGCCCGTTCAACAGGCGCCACGACGGGTTATTTTTCGGCAGCGATCTCGAGTTCCGCGAGGGGCTTGTCCTGGGCAAGCCAGTCCACTACCCATTGCGGCTTCCTGCCGCGTCCGCTCCAGGTGATCGCAGGATTTTCCGGGTGACGATACTTGGCCGGAATCGGACTGTTTTTCTTCGTCGCGGGTTTGGCTTTCCGCGTGGCCGGGCTGCGCTTGTCGTCGCTCGCCGGGGCGCTGCCGATAAGGTCACTGAGCGACAGACCTTCGTCCGCCGCCATTTTCTGCATTTTCTTGATCAGTTCGCGGCGAGTGTTATCGCTGCGCCGGCGGATTTCCGTTTCCACCTTCGATTGCAGGCGTCGCAATTCAGTCAGCGACAAAGTGGGCAGGTCCATGATCTCTCCAGATATCGGGTTAGTTAGTTATGACGGCAATGGGTCGGGAATGAAATGCAAAAATCCATACTCATGGTCACTGCCAATTATTTTGCCATTAAATCCGGAGAATTAAAACGCTGTGGACGGGTGCGGGCTAGATTCCGGCGCTGACAAGCCGGGGTTGCAATACTCGCAGAATTTCCCGGGGAGATATCCCGAGCAGGAATCCTCGCCGGCCACCGTTGATATAGACGAGTGGAAGATCGACGATCGAGTTTTCCATGAATACCGGCAGGCGTTTTCGCGTGCCGAAAGGAGAAGTGCCGCCGACGAGATAACCTGAATGGCGATTTGCGACTTCCGGAGTGCAGGGCTCGATGCGTTTCCGGCCGGCTTGCCGTGCAAGTTCCTTCGTCGATACTTTTCGGTCGCCGTGCATCAATACGATCAACGGCGCGCCGCTTTCATCTTCCATTACCAGCGTCTTGACGATCGCATGTTCGTCGACGTCCAGTTCCCGGGCGGACACTTTTGTTCCGCCATGAGGTTCGTAGGCGTAGGAATGCGTGGTATAGGCCACGCGATGCTGCTTCAGGAAACGGGTGGCCGGCGTTTCCGGCGCGTGATGTTCGGTTCTGCTCACTGGTTTGCCTCGAAAGCGAGAAGCCAGTGCTTTGCGTCGATCAGGTAGCCTCCGGAGGCGCCGGCAAATCCGCCGATGCCGGTCGCGGACACGACGCGATGGCAGGGAATCACGAGGGGAAACGGGTTTGCCCGGCAGGCCTGGCCGACCGCTCGGGCGGCGCTGGCGAGCGCCTTCGAAAGATGTGCGTACTGCCGCGTCTCGCCGCGCGGGATTGCCGCGATCGCGTCCCATACTCGCCGCTGAAACAACGTGCCACGTGTCGCCAGGGGCAGGTCGAAGGGACGATCCGGGTCTTCCAGCCACGCATGGATCTGGATCACCGCGCGCTCGGCGAGTGCACAGTCAGGCGGTATTGCACGAGTGCCCGGGGGAAGGAAGACGAGCTCGTGAATGACGTTTCCCGCAACCCGGATGCCGAACGCGCCGAACGGCACGGCCAGGATTGCGGCGAAAGGGTCGCCGGATGAAGCGGTCGGGGGGAGGTTCATGGTCCGCGATGCAGTGTCGAGAGAGATTCAGGACCCGCGAGGCGGCCGCAGGCTTCCGGTTGTCGGGATCCTCGCCCGTGACGACGAGACGAGGTGCTCCCCGAGCGGTCGCAGGCGGCAGCCCTTCGGGACGCGCGCGCTGAAGGCGAGACGCGGCAGCTGGCCTTTTTAGCCGCGGATTTCTCCGTTGCCGAAGACGATCCATTTCTGGCTCGTCAGCCCATCGAGTCCCACCGGGCCGCGGGCGTGGATCTTGTCCGTCGAGATGCCGATTTCCGCCCCGAGGCCGTATTCGAAGCCGTCGGCGAAGCGCGTCGAAGCATTGACCATCACCGAGGACGAGTCCACCTCGCGCAGGAAGCGCATCGCGCTGGTGTAGTTTTCGGTGACGATCGCTTCGGTATGCCCTGAGCT
Coding sequences within it:
- the plsY gene encoding glycerol-3-phosphate 1-O-acyltransferase PlsY, which translates into the protein MNFLLLLLAAYALGSTPFAIVSSRLFGLADPRRYGSGNPGATNVLRSGNKAAALLTLVGDCAKGWLAVWGAAKLGFSPVEAALAGLAAFLGHVFSVFLRFRGGKGVATALGVLAGINAWVALSALFVWLAVAVLTRYSSAAALAAAVITPISGAVLLGATPTVAVLALIAGILVWRHAPNIRKLMNGSESKIGASKS
- a CDS encoding methylated-DNA--[protein]-cysteine S-methyltransferase, giving the protein MNLPPTASSGDPFAAILAVPFGAFGIRVAGNVIHELVFLPPGTRAIPPDCALAERAVIQIHAWLEDPDRPFDLPLATRGTLFQRRVWDAIAAIPRGETRQYAHLSKALASAARAVGQACRANPFPLVIPCHRVVSATGIGGFAGASGGYLIDAKHWLLAFEANQ
- a CDS encoding H-NS family nucleoid-associated regulatory protein — its product is MDLPTLSLTELRRLQSKVETEIRRRSDNTRRELIKKMQKMAADEGLSLSDLIGSAPASDDKRSPATRKAKPATKKNSPIPAKYRHPENPAITWSGRGRKPQWVVDWLAQDKPLAELEIAAEK
- a CDS encoding dihydroneopterin aldolase; this translates as MDFIFIEELRVQAWVGIYPREKAAPQPVELNLTFGVPDSAAENDDIAGTINYADVIERIRKELAERHFNLIETLGEFVVKLLFDEFGAPWVKIRIAKIGVKKGVRRVGVYIQRGREGIPLPATAI
- the ybaK gene encoding Cys-tRNA(Pro) deacylase, which codes for MSRTEHHAPETPATRFLKQHRVAYTTHSYAYEPHGGTKVSARELDVDEHAIVKTLVMEDESGAPLIVLMHGDRKVSTKELARQAGRKRIEPCTPEVANRHSGYLVGGTSPFGTRKRLPVFMENSIVDLPLVYINGGRRGFLLGISPREILRVLQPRLVSAGI
- the tsaD gene encoding tRNA (adenosine(37)-N6)-threonylcarbamoyltransferase complex transferase subunit TsaD, whose amino-acid sequence is MKVLGIETSCDETGVAIFDTAAGLLGHCVHTQIALHAAYGGVVPELASRDHIRRLPLLVKQTLDAAGCELSQLDAIAYTAGPGLAGALLVGASFAESLGLALAVPVLPIHHLEGHLLSPLLAADPPAFPFVALLVSGGHTQLMRVTGVGEYALLGESVDDAAGEAFDKTAKLLGLGYPGGPQLAALAERGQTGRFRLPRPMLRSGDLDFSFSGLKTAVLNVVSAPTWRAEDVADLAADFQAAVVEVLCAKALRALEQTGLARLVVAGGVGANRHLRERLDASTRRKGCRVYYPEPELCTDNGAMIAFAGALRAAAGQRGGETPAVRVFPRWPLAELHSPVQP